One window from the genome of Choloepus didactylus isolate mChoDid1 chromosome 2, mChoDid1.pri, whole genome shotgun sequence encodes:
- the LOC119514883 gene encoding translation initiation factor IF-2-like: MAGWTGASAKGHRILPPGASGHSGCSSFMCAPLTVLSVTRPVRTHTLHGGFCVPRAGRRCWDATGTLPPCEIPRTSPGSHFELLPTSWECCLTPELALPRAQHPLGLLCQYCDLEMLLLGAEAFECPDPRPPWVWLCSSLHSGLAEAPRDTPSPALGGMQALSSLSGSAKCARSADPVVRPPENGYDLAQLSPAVAPTSLPHEMRLGLYGRRGCSPWGQASAAIREPLALAGVSSALFQGGGAAAGRQAPGRGAADWQAGAVLRPRRVPQRMWGEPRAPWTRGWRKAHLARRAEAAAGAVSCRRAPAPAPQELPQPPTGEASRNQREALGLRAVSAGRALQAGASAGPGGSPPRPPEHPGRLGPRGRRPRTPPAPPRPRPAGTTTAPDAPLGTDPRPGLCPASPRTCVSVPPRARAPLSEEVSARDPAPALRAPRAPHSPQGRQARPGTPRQLHSGCSEAVPVWSAPGNGGLGGQSRGGEAAGIQGQARGEARSRRGSQPRTPHPGEQLRPRTPRFWTFSLKPVTSELPLLQPTHW, from the exons ATGGCAGGATGGACAGGCGCCTCTGCCAAGGGCCACCGCATTCTGCCCCCTGGTGCCAGCGGCCACTCTGGCTGCTCCAGTTTCATGTGTGCACCCCTGACGGTCCTTAGTGTCACCAGGCCTGTCCGCACGCACACACTGCATGGGGGGTTCTGTGTCCCCAGAGCAGGAAGGCGCTGCTGGGATGCGACAGGGACCCTTCCTCCATGTGAGATCCCCAGGACCTCCCCAGGGTCCCACTTCGAGCTGCTCCCCACTTCCTGGGAATGCTGCCTCACCCCAGAGCTGGCCTTGCCCAGGGCCCAGCACCCCCTGGGCCTCCTGTGCCAATACTGTGACTTGGAGATGCTGTTACTG GGAGCGGAGGCATTCGAGTGCCCTGATCCCCGGCCACCCTGGGTGTGGCTGTGCTCCTCCCTCCACTCCGGGCTCGCAGAGGCCCCCAGAGATACCCCAT CCCCAGCCTTGGGGGGCATGCAGGCCCTGAGCTCCCTTAGTGGCTCTGCGAAGTG CGCCCGGAGCGCCGACCCGGTTGTGCGGCCCCCGGAGAACGGATATGACCTCGCGCAGCTGAGCCCGGCGGTGGCCCCGACGTCGCTGCCGCACGAGATGCGCCTTGGCCTCTACGGGCGACGCGG GTGCTCTCCTTGGGGCCAGGCGTCAGCAGCTATCCGGGAGCCCCTGGCCCTGGCGGGCGTGTCCTCTGCTCTGTTCCAGGGAGGTGGAGCAGCAGCGGGACGGCAGGCTCCCGGGCGTGGAGCAGCCGACTGGCAGGCTGGTGCTGTTCTCAG gCCCAGGCGCGTCCCTCAGAGGATGTGGGGGGAACCCAGAGCCCCGTGGACCCGCGGCTGGAGGAAGGCGCACCTGGCCCGGCGAGCAGAGGCAGCCGCGGGCGCCGTGTCCTGCAGGCGAGCacccgcccccgccccccaggAGCTGCCGCAGCCGCCCACCGGGGAAGCGAGTCGGAACCAGCGCGAGGCCCTGGGGCTCCGCGCGGTCAGTGCGGGGAGAGCCCTGCAGGCCGGGGCGTCAGCTGGCCCCGGGGGCTCCCCACCCCGCCCACCGGAGCACCCGGGTCGCCTTGGCCCTCGGGGCAGGAGGCCACGGACTCCGCCAGCACCGCCCCGTCCGCGCCCAGCAGGGACCACCACGGCCCCAGACGCTCCGCTCGGGACGGACCCCCGGCCAGGGCTCTGCCCCGCATCCCCGCGGACGTGCGTCTCGGTGCCTCCCCGGGCGCGGGCCCCGCTGAGCGAGGAAGTGAGTGCGCGGGATCCTGCCCCCGCCCTCAGGGCCCCCCGGGCCCCCCACTCGCCTCAGGGGCGTCAGGCGCGGCCCGGGACCCCGAGGCAGCTCCACAGCGGGTGCAGCGAGGCTGTCCCGGTCTGGTCGGCCCCGGGGAACGGAGGCCTCGGAGGGCAAAGCCGCGGCGGAGAAGCCGCTGGAATCCAGGGACAGGCCAGGGGAGAGGCCAGGAGCCGGCGTGGCAGCCAGCCCAGGACGCCGCACCCCGGGGAGCAGCTTCGCCCCAGGacgcctcgattttggactttcagcctcAAACCTGTGACCAGTGAACTCCCGTTGCTCCAGCCGACCCACTGGTAA
- the RNF223 gene encoding RING finger protein 223, which produces MSSGQQVWHTAVPCPSHSNPMDNGPASSPRTPSLASSPRTPSQNSSPWLRERITSPGAPHQNSSPGTPHQNSSPGTPHQNSSPWFPERITSPRAPHQNSSPGTPHQNSRPWFPERITSPGAPRQNSSPHFPSPSSSPRSPGTPGSERVASPLECSICFNGYDNIFKTPKELSCTHVFCLECLARLAAAQSTGHPGSEAVPCPFCRQPTAVPPAGAPALRTSHQLLAKMPAHLRREQHVWLEGTKLCCRPPPGPAAPGCLCVDVGLSKPPEPASPASPPGPAHPRGRLARCWARCRDWRRVALVATLLLVLFCVVLWPVQCALKTGNLHCEPRRPAALPTAPPFGALAGS; this is translated from the coding sequence ATGTCATCAGGCCAGCAGGTGTGGCACACGGCAGTGCCATGTCCCAGCCATAGCAACCCCATGGACAATGGCCCGGCCAGCAGCCCAAGGACCCCCAGCCTGGCCAGCAGCCCCAGAACCCCCAGCCAGAACAGCAGCCCCTGGTTACGTGAGCGCATCACCAGTCCTGGGGCCCCCCACCAGAACAGCAGTCCCGGGACCCCCCACCAGAACAGCAGTCCTGGGACCCCCCACCAGAACAGCAGCCCCTGGTTTCCAGAGCGCATCACCAGTCCCAGGGCCCCCCACCAGAACAGCAGTCCTGGGACCCCCCACCAGAACAGCAGACCCTGGTTCCCCGAGCGCATCACCAGCCCTGGGGCCCCCCGCCAAAACAGCAGCCCCCACTTCCCCAGCCCGTCCAGCAGCCCCAGGTCCCCCGGCACCCCTGGCTCCGAGAGGGTGGCCTCCCCGCTGGAGTGCTCCATCTGCTTTAACGGCTACgacaacatcttcaagaccccCAAGGAGCTGTCCTGCACTCACGTTTTCTGCCTGGAGTGTCTGGCACGCCTGGCGGCGGCACAGTCCACAGGCCATCCGGGCAGCGAGGCCGTTCCCTGCCCCTTCTGCCGGCAGCCCACGGCCGTGCCCCCGGCTGGCGCCCCTGCGCTGCGCACCAGCCACCAGCTGCTGGCCAAGATGCCCGCCCACCTGCGGCGGGAGCAGCACGTCTGGCTGGAGGGCACCAAGCTGTGCTGCCGCCCGCCACCAGGGCCCGCCGCGCCCGGCTGCCTGTGTGTGGATGTGGGCCTGAGCAAGCCCCCTGAGCCCGCCTCACCCGCATCGCCCCCCGGGCCTGCCCACCCCCGCGGCCGCCTGGCCCGCTGCTGGGCGCGCTGCAGGGACTGGCGGCGCGTGGCCCTCGTCGCGACGCTGCTGCTCGTGCTCTTCTGCGTCGTGCTCTGGCCCGTGCAGTGCGCGCTCAAGACCGGGAACCTGCACTGCGAGCCACGGCGCCCCGCGGCCCTCCCCACCGCGCCGCCCTTCGGGGCCCTGGCCGGCAGCTAG